In one window of Thermoanaerobaculia bacterium DNA:
- a CDS encoding alkaline phosphatase family protein has product MQRDPLLPPEAPRPVGAAALWPLPPRIEAVSAALLPALLAGFHLAGLLYFLNPHLAPSVPGYVQGALRLGALLAPLSLAAHWLGTQLRNVRVRRLLPWSLTVVLGAAALADWVHASHYSFYLPPGINANLIRVALWLSLASILAFYTALLHTVHHRRYGTRSVVLLVTVVALGLYVVVDRRASYEPVAAQPAAFARPLAAPAAPHLLVVGIEGATLDVLLPLARQGRLPFFATLFDEGSYARLESFAPVRPLGLGASLASGKLPFRHALAGPTLLEASWLGEDGELRLLPLGFSALGLDRLLGEHRPVASADRRVRTIWEILDRLGRQTAVIGVPEALLAPAGGAAQASDALFRGAAAATAARPEDFAGRLELLRGASAGHLEPPARAARAPLHPASPAVATTPPDPGRSPAETLAAARAQDAWRAAVAASLLADSSPPAALFLDLPGLVEVELLTLGGFHSAEMGGSRAGADRRAAAALTDYMAFLDAKLAELWARLPEPRLLAVVSAYGVAPPSGVGRVLGEVWRARRISGTLVGGPDGTLLLRGEGIRRGEGLATARIVDLVPTLLYAARLPIARDFDGRVLTEAFEPALLQSVPLTFLQSYEDLPSPNER; this is encoded by the coding sequence GTGCAACGCGACCCTCTCCTCCCGCCAGAAGCACCGCGCCCTGTCGGCGCGGCCGCGCTCTGGCCGCTGCCGCCCCGGATCGAGGCGGTTTCTGCCGCGCTGCTGCCGGCCCTCCTCGCCGGTTTTCATCTCGCCGGGTTGCTCTACTTCCTGAACCCGCATCTCGCACCGTCGGTCCCGGGATATGTGCAGGGCGCTCTGCGCCTCGGCGCGCTGCTCGCGCCGCTCTCGCTCGCCGCCCATTGGTTGGGGACCCAGCTGCGCAACGTGCGCGTCCGGCGCCTGCTGCCCTGGAGCCTGACCGTGGTGCTGGGCGCCGCGGCGCTCGCCGACTGGGTGCACGCTTCGCACTACTCCTTCTACCTTCCGCCCGGAATCAACGCCAATCTGATCCGCGTCGCACTCTGGCTCTCTCTGGCTTCGATCCTGGCCTTCTACACCGCCCTGCTGCACACCGTGCATCATCGGCGCTACGGAACCCGCAGCGTCGTGCTGCTCGTCACGGTCGTCGCCCTCGGCCTCTATGTCGTCGTCGACCGCCGCGCGAGCTACGAGCCCGTGGCGGCGCAGCCGGCTGCCTTCGCCCGGCCGCTCGCCGCGCCGGCGGCGCCGCATCTGCTGGTCGTCGGCATCGAAGGCGCGACCCTCGACGTGCTGCTCCCCCTGGCGCGCCAGGGACGCCTCCCCTTTTTCGCCACCCTCTTCGACGAGGGCAGCTACGCCCGCCTCGAGAGTTTCGCGCCGGTGCGGCCGCTCGGTCTCGGCGCCAGTCTCGCCTCCGGCAAGCTCCCCTTTCGCCACGCTCTGGCGGGCCCGACGCTGCTCGAAGCGTCCTGGCTGGGAGAAGACGGCGAGCTGCGGCTGCTGCCGCTCGGCTTCTCCGCACTGGGACTCGATCGGCTGCTGGGGGAGCACCGTCCCGTCGCGAGCGCCGACCGGAGAGTGCGGACGATCTGGGAGATTCTCGATCGGCTCGGCCGGCAGACCGCCGTCATCGGCGTCCCCGAGGCGCTGCTCGCCCCTGCCGGCGGCGCGGCCCAGGCTTCGGACGCCCTCTTTCGCGGCGCCGCTGCGGCTACGGCGGCGCGCCCCGAGGACTTCGCGGGGCGGCTCGAGCTGCTGCGCGGCGCGTCGGCGGGGCACCTCGAGCCGCCGGCGCGCGCTGCGCGCGCTCCGCTTCATCCTGCCTCCCCTGCGGTCGCGACGACCCCGCCCGACCCCGGTCGCTCTCCGGCAGAGACGCTCGCCGCGGCGCGCGCCCAGGACGCCTGGCGCGCCGCCGTGGCCGCCTCGCTGCTCGCCGACTCGAGCCCACCGGCGGCCCTCTTCCTCGACCTTCCGGGTCTGGTCGAAGTCGAGCTCCTGACGCTGGGCGGCTTCCATTCGGCCGAAATGGGCGGCTCGCGGGCGGGAGCCGACCGCCGGGCCGCAGCCGCACTCACCGACTACATGGCCTTTCTCGACGCCAAGCTCGCCGAGCTCTGGGCGCGACTTCCCGAGCCGCGCCTGCTCGCCGTGGTCTCGGCCTACGGCGTGGCCCCGCCTTCGGGAGTAGGGCGGGTGTTGGGGGAGGTCTGGCGTGCCCGCCGCATCAGCGGGACACTCGTCGGCGGACCCGACGGCACGCTGCTGCTGCGGGGCGAAGGGATTCGCCGCGGTGAGGGGCTCGCGACGGCGCGCATCGTGGATCTCGTACCGACCCTGCTCTACGCCGCACGGCTGCCGATCGCTCGCGACTTCGACGGCCGCGTGCTGACCGAAGCGTTCGAGCCGGCACTGCTGCAGAGCGTGCCGCTCACCTTCCTGCAGAGTTACGAGGACCTGCCGTCGCCGAACGAGCGCTAG
- a CDS encoding ParB/RepB/Spo0J family partition protein, which produces MNDKKRGLGRGLSALIATEEDARTLPISQIHPNRLQPRTEFDDSRLEELAASIRTQGLIQPLIVSPTGKGTYTIVAGERRWRAAQRAGLTIVPVVIRQVRDDREMLELALVENLQRSDLNPMEEAEAYRTLQENFNLSQEEIATRVGKGRPAVTNTLRLLKLPAAIQDFLRSGRLTAGQVRPLLGITDPERQQELAERALHEGLSARSMEELASGKRPGAKGAKAAKKSPEPHAAAAAERLTQKLQTRVEIDRRGKGGTIRIHFHSEEELIRIYERITQTTGPTGPTGDGK; this is translated from the coding sequence ATGAACGACAAGAAGCGCGGGCTCGGACGCGGTCTTTCCGCCTTGATTGCGACAGAGGAGGATGCGCGCACCCTCCCCATCAGCCAGATCCACCCCAATCGTCTGCAACCGCGGACCGAGTTCGACGATTCCCGGCTCGAAGAGCTGGCGGCTTCGATCCGGACCCAGGGACTCATCCAACCGCTAATTGTAAGTCCAACAGGAAAAGGGACTTATACGATCGTCGCCGGCGAGCGGCGGTGGCGCGCGGCGCAGCGCGCCGGGCTCACGATCGTGCCTGTGGTGATCCGCCAGGTGCGCGATGACCGCGAGATGCTCGAGCTCGCCCTGGTCGAGAACCTGCAGCGTTCTGACTTGAACCCGATGGAAGAGGCCGAGGCCTACCGGACGCTCCAGGAGAACTTCAATCTGTCGCAGGAGGAGATCGCGACCCGGGTCGGCAAGGGGCGACCGGCCGTCACCAATACCCTGCGCCTGCTGAAGCTTCCGGCGGCGATCCAGGACTTTCTGCGCTCCGGGCGGCTCACCGCCGGGCAGGTTCGGCCACTCCTGGGCATCACCGATCCCGAACGCCAGCAGGAGCTGGCCGAGCGCGCCCTGCACGAGGGCCTGTCGGCGCGCAGCATGGAGGAGCTCGCGAGCGGCAAGCGTCCGGGAGCGAAAGGCGCCAAGGCTGCGAAAAAGAGCCCCGAGCCGCACGCTGCGGCGGCCGCCGAGCGCCTCACCCAGAAGCTGCAGACCCGGGTCGAGATCGACCGGCGCGGCAAAGGCGGTACGATTCGAATTCACTTTCATTCAGAAGAGGAGTTGATCCGCATCTACGAGCGGATCACACAAACGACCGGACCGACCGGACCGACAGGAGATGGGAAATGA
- a CDS encoding polymer-forming cytoskeletal protein, translating to MNFRGKSSPGDLSGFLDVGSHFEGELKFEQSFRVDGKVVGKVVSDGDLVVGERGEIDGEIRVGRLFVSGLVKGEVFASRRLSIHPHGRVEGTVHAKALIIEEGGILEGRSSMKVEAAENTPGEAPAASLPPGSAKVVGRIPAKP from the coding sequence ATGAACTTTCGCGGCAAGTCCTCCCCTGGGGATCTCTCCGGCTTCCTCGATGTCGGCAGCCATTTCGAAGGCGAGCTCAAGTTCGAGCAGTCGTTCCGCGTCGACGGCAAGGTGGTCGGCAAGGTGGTCTCGGACGGCGATCTGGTGGTCGGCGAGCGCGGCGAGATCGATGGCGAGATTCGTGTCGGCCGGCTGTTCGTCTCGGGGCTGGTGAAAGGCGAGGTCTTCGCGTCGCGACGTCTCTCGATTCACCCGCACGGGCGGGTCGAAGGCACGGTCCACGCCAAGGCGCTGATCATCGAAGAGGGCGGCATTCTCGAGGGGCGAAGCTCGATGAAGGTCGAAGCGGCGGAGAACACGCCCGGCGAAGCTCCGGCCGCGTCGTTGCCGCCCGGCTCCGCCAAGGTGGTCGGCAGGATCCCCGCGAAGCCCTGA